A single window of Scomber scombrus chromosome 12, fScoSco1.1, whole genome shotgun sequence DNA harbors:
- the ccdc85a gene encoding coiled-coil domain-containing protein 85A, with protein MEKGAHHQPQLSKSAESLAEDISKIPDEELLKWGKEELVRRLRRAEAEKRSVIVEHGNLMREVNRRLQQHLNEIRSLKDVNQKLQEDNQELRDLCCFLDDDRQKGKRVSREWQRLGRYSAGLMRKEVAIYLQKLKELEQRQVEVIRENLELKEVCLMLEEERAAAVAGGGGGGGGGMGGCRSSIDSQSSLSQLGGGVPAPGLLRDVGDGSSTSSAGSTDSPDNPHHKPPPLGSNASPGSGLRCVSSDHPHKPGNVCESTGRRHSSTPEYHTFPQSCRPRGGSLTNLDPRGIRGHSPEKHSKSPTRIPCDSHPKPCSSDLLAQKQLFISGQASPGCGKGTVKSSPELCQRPVNLAGAGCGSPEAKHAVMGTPEHLRKGRVIVGSPESIRHHLHYHHSPGMEHGKGRYSSVSPGRDGGQRRATGEEMAPQSLYNALITAGCCTNSCRSVKLWDSFDAS; from the exons ATGGAGAAAGGCGCACATCATCAGCCGCAGCTCTCCAAAAGCGCAGAGAGTTTGGCGGAAGACATCTCTAAAATACCCGACGAGGAGCTGCTCAAGTGGGGCAAAGAGGAGCTGGTGAGGCGGCTGCGGAGGGCAGAGGCGGAGAAGAGGAGCGTCATCGTGGAACACGGCAATCTGATGCGGGAGGTGAACCGGAGGCTCCAGCAGCACCTGAATGAGATACGGAGTTTGAAG GACGTGAACCAGAAACTGCAGGAGGACAACCAGGAGCTGCGGGACCTGTGCTGCTTCCTGGATGACGACCGGCAGAAGGGGAAGCGGGTGTCGAGAGAGTGGCAGCGTCTTGGCCGCTACAGCGCCGGCCTGATGAGGAAGGAGGTGGCCATCTATCTCCAGAAGCTGAAAGAGCTGGAGCAGCGGCAGGTGGAGGTCATCCGGGAGAACCTGGAGCTGAAGGAGGTGTGCCTcatgctggaggaggagagggctgctgctgtagctggaggaggagggggagggggaggtggtATGGGCGGCTGCAGGAGCTCCATTGACAGTCAGAGCAGCCTCTCTCAGCTTGGAGGAGGCGTCCCAGCGCCCGGCCTACTGCGGGACGTCGGCGATGGAAGCAGCACCTCCAGCGCAGGTAGCACAGATAGCCCCGACAACCCTCACCACAAACCCCCTCCCCTTGGCTCCAACGCCAGCCCTGGATCTGGATTGAGATGTGTTTCCTCTGACCACCCCCACAAACCGGGAAACGTGTGTGAATCCACAGGCAGAAGGCACAGCTCCACCCCAGAGTACCACACCTTCCCGCAGTCTTGCCGCCCCCGCGGGGGGTCCCTCACCAACCTGGACCCTCGTGGCATCCGAGGACACAGCCCAGAGAAACACAGCAAGTCCCCCACCAGGATACCATGTGATTCCCATCCCAAACCCTGCAGCTCTGACCTACTAGCCCAAAAACAGCTATTCATTTCAGGGCAAGCATCACCAGGCTGTGGGAAGGGCACAGTCAAGTCCAGCCCAGAGCTGTGTCAGAGACCGGTTAACTTGGCTGGGGCAGGCTGTGGGAGTCCCGAGGCCAAGCATGCAGTGATGGGCACGCCTGAGCATTTGAGGAAAGGGCGGGTGATTGTGGGGAGTCCAGAGTCTATACGGCACCACCTCCACTATCATCACAGCCCCGGGATGGAGCATGGCAAGGGGAGGTATAGCAGTGTTTCTCCTGGCAGGGATGGGGGTCAGAGGAGGGCAACGGGAGAGGAGATGGCCCCCCAAAGTCTGTACAACG